Genomic segment of Arachis hypogaea cultivar Tifrunner chromosome 16, arahy.Tifrunner.gnm2.J5K5, whole genome shotgun sequence:
CTATGGAACTTGAGTGTGGGTATTTTGTCGAAATGGAATGGCCTTACCTTactgttttcttaaaaaataaacaaaattttcgTAAATGGTGaatatttctaaataaaaaaagtatgttCTAAGCTTTAGCTTTTAATCCGCATATTTTTACCCTTCGTAATTCTTCATCAGCCAGGCCTGGTCACTGCGACCCCCTTTGTGAGGGGCACCCCTTCTCCCGAAGTTACGGGGCTATTTTGCCGAGTTCCTTATAGAGAGCTGTCTCGCGCCCCTAGGTATTCTCTACCTACCCACCGGTGTCAGTTTCGGGTACAGGTACCCTTTTGTTGAAGGTCGTTCGAGCTTTTCTTGGGAGTATGGCATGGGTTACTCCAGCGCCGTAGTGCCTGGTACTCGAACATTGGCTCGAGACATTTTCTCTACCCCTTCTTACCTTGAAAAAGCAGGGGCACCTTGCGTCCTTGAACCGATAATCATCTTTCGGCTAACCTAGCCTCCTCTGTCCCTCGGGACCAACAAGGGGTAGTACAGAAATATTCACCTGTTATCCATCGACTACGCCTTTCGGCCTGATCGTAGGCCCTGACTCACCCTCCGTGTACGAACCTTGCGGAGGAACCCTTAGGTTTTCGAGGCATTGGATTCTCACCAACGTTTGCGTTACTCAAGCCGACATTCTCGCTTCTGTTTCGTCCACCACTGCTCGCTCGGGTCCTTTCTTCTAAGGCGGAATGCTCCCCTACCGATTCATTTTTACATTCCCACAGCTTTGGCAAATCGCTTAGCCCCGTTAATCTTCGACGCAAGAGCGCTCAATCAGTGAGCTATTACGCACTCTTTCAAGGGTTGCTGCTTGTAGGCAAACCTCCTGGCTGTCTCTGCACCCCTACCTCCTTTATCACTGAGCGGTCATTTAGGGGCCTTAGCTGGTGATCCGGGCTGTTTCCCTCTCGAGTCTCGACGATGAAGCTTATCCCCCATCGTCTCACTGGCCGACCTTGACCCTTGTTATTTTGATGTCATATCTAGTATTCAGATTTTGCCTCGATTTGGTACCGCTCTCGCGGCCCGCACGAAACAGTGCTTTACCCCTAGATGTCCAGTTAACTGCTGCACCTTAACGCATTTCGGGAAGAACCAGTTAGTTCTGGGTTCGAGTGGCATTTCACTCCTAACCACAACTCATCCGTTGATTCTTCAACATCAGTTGGTTCGGACTTCCACTTAGTTTCACCCAATCTTCATCCTGGTCATAGATAGATCACCCAGGTTCGGGTCCATAAGCAGTGACAATTGCCCTATGAAGCCTTGCTTTCGCTACGGCTCCGGTGGTTTCCCTTAACCAAGCCACTACTTATATGTTGCCGGCTCATTCTTCAACAGGCACGCAGTTAGAGCACTGGGCTGGGCTCCTCCCACTGCTTGGGAGCTTACGATTTCATGTTCTATTTCACTCCCCGATGGGAGATCTTTTCACCCTTCCCTCACGGTATTACGTCACTATCGGTCACCCAGAAGTATTTAGCATTGCAAGGTGGTCCTTGCTGATTCACACGGGATTCCACGTGCCCCATGCTACTCGGGTCAGAGCGTAAGCTAGTGATGCTTTCGGCTACTGGACTTTCGCCATCTAAGGTGCAGCACTCCACCGCTTTGCTTAGCATCACGACGCCCGCCGCTACTATGTGAAtcacttttgctttctttttctctgacTACTAAGATGTTTTTGTTGGCCAGGTTCTCTCTTGCCTGCCCGTGGATTCAGCAACTGTTCGAAAAGTTGACCTATTCGGGAATCTCCAGATCTACGCTTATTTTCAACTCCCCGAAACATTTCGTTGCTTACTACGCCCTTCCTCGTCTCTGGGTGCATAGGTATCCACCATAAGCCTTTCCTCATTTGAACCTCGCCCTTAACTTGAAGGCTATGCCATCCTAAGGTGCTGCTCGATGGAAGGATCTTATCAACGTccatgaataataataaaaaaataataaaagataaaaaaatattttatcttttattttttttaaatgaaatataCACATCAATCTTTATAGATCATACCTTTCATTCCACTTCCAGTTCCTATGTTGATAGGGGCGGGACTTCTACTTTTTTCCACAGCAACAAAAAATCTTTTACGTAGGTGGGCTTTTCTCAGTATTTTGTTGTTAGGTATAATTATGCTTTTTTCAGTCGCGCTGTCAATCgattaaataaataacaataagaGTTTCATCTATCAATATGTGTGGTCTTGGACTATAAATAATTATCTTTCTTTAGAATTTGGTTACTTGATCGATTCACTTACTCTTATTATGTTAATATTAATCATTACTGTTGGCATTTTGGTTCATATTTATAGtgataattatatatctaacgATCAAGGATATTTGAGATTTTTTGCTTATATGAGTTTATTTAATGCTGTctgatttgtgtactccaaatttttttaatttttcaacacaaatcggagggtccgagtacagaaatcgaacggtccgatttgtgtacctaaAAATCGGACGGTCTGATTTGTATTCCGTACATTAAATCAtccaacattttaaaaaaataccacagtagatcacaatttaaaaaaataccattgttaatccaatattaaaaataaaaaagtgattaATATGTATCCGTATTCTGTAGTTTAATCTTgagttattttttgaaaaaaaaaaaaacagcaactTAAATAAAGAAGGGAAATGTttaacgtaaataaaaaaaatggaaactcacgtgaagttgataattgagaaccGTTAAATAATTTagctgatttgactaaattttcatctaacggttctcaactatcaacttcacgtgaagtcgactgcacttaGTTTACACAAAAAAATGCGCAACCtataatgatttttaattttaataaataaattaacgagatatgtgtattttttcaattttcgTATAGTGTAAACGGGATACATGtctttgtaaatataaaaatatattttttaaaaataataaaaaatattaataatatcactaatCAAAATTTTAGCATGtaattaatacttaaaaaaagttggtagaagagattaaaataGATATGTTTGTTCAATTGATATTAAAAAAGTACATAAAATAGAATAGAGATAAAAAATTTGTACGTGTTCAAGTTCCATGAACAAGTGGGAAGTGTGAGGTGAGGttgatagataaataaaatagagaaataatGAGAAGATAACCGTTTTAACTGTGTGTTAGGAAGATAAATAAAGCAGAAAAATGATGAGAGATAACCGTTTGTCAATTATTAAGAGAGGTTGATgggaataaataaaacaaaaaaatagtagGAGATAACGTTTGACAATTGTTAGGAGAGATTTGCCAATTATTAAGAGAGTTTTACAATTGTTAGGAGAGATTTGTCAATTATTAAGAGAGGTTGAAGGAATAAATAACAGAGAAGAAGGATGGAAAATAACCGTTTCAACTTCATGCTTCCATCTTTTAAATATATTCCTATgcaacaaacaaaatttaaatatatttaaaatttgagaaaattACGTTCCCTTCCcctgcgagatgctaaaatgacattctcatctcctctattttataaatgtacactctcctcccttctaacttttaaaaaacttcatctttaatatattttaaattttttgtgctaactaatgttaattttatctattttttaagaaaaaataaattatttttttaaaaaatacccattagaaaaaattttatttttgtcattaaattttgcttaccaaaaatatcctttaataaattattcttttattgattaaattatatttttttaaaaatttaataattatatatttttttttctaaaatacccttcaataatttttaattattaaattataattttaccaaaatttttgttaacattttttttatattttactattaattttttgatatctatatatattattttaatattaaataaaaaattttagtaagattatattttttttaccaaatataggagactcgaacccgcaagcTATAACTCATTAGCAAAGGAGACTCgtacccgcaacctcttaattgaatatgaggagtctatgccatttgagttataactcattgattatttttcaatatcaatatattaattgttatatatattaaaagtggtaatatttttttatttaatactgaaataatatatattgatataaaaaaattaatagtaaaatataaaaataattattaacaaaaattttggtaaaatcacaattgaataattaaaaaattattaaaaggtagatatcttagaaaaaaataatttaattattaatttttttaaaagtgttttaataaaaatataatttaattaaaaaaataatttattaaaagaatattttggtaagcaaaatttaatgataaaaaataaaatttttgctaatgggtattttttcaaaaaataatttattttttcttaaaaaaggataaagttaatattagttaacacaaaaaatttaaaatggatcaAAGAGGATGTTTTTTAGAAGTTAAAAGGgaggagaatgtacatttataaaatagaagggatgggagtgtcattttagcatctcgcagggaggggagtgaaattttctcttaaaatttttatatactcatatacaacaaacaaaatttgaaatataattatatttaaattatattttaaatttttatgtactcCTATATAACAAATGAAAAttgcaatatatataatttgaatttaaaaattaatactcaaAAGAGTAcataccaaatttaaaaattttgtccgttaaaaaataatagtattaatagtGGGTAGTTAAAAAAAGGTAATCGTATTAATAGTGGACAGTTCAATGATCCActtatctataccaatatataatggggATATAGGAGTTTGGTATCCAATTCTTTCTTCCCATTTtaccctctttcttctttttttttttcaagaaaatgtTTTACCCACTtcacttttaatataaaaaaaactgttactacgtatttaatttttttattttttttttaaattatttttacctatgacaaaatttaaaactaattcattttatttcaaataataacataatttgttgatatctataccaatatataatgagGATATAGGAGTTTGGTATCCAATTCTTTCTTCCCATTTtaccctctttcttctttttttttcaagaaaatgtTTTACCCACTtcacttttaatataaaaaaaactgttactacgtatttaatttttttattttttttaaattatttttacctatgacaaaatttaaaactaattcattttatttcaaataataacataatttgttgatattctataacaaaattaattaaattacaatACACGGTTTAAATACTTCTGATGTCTAttgtttatcttaaaaaaaattacatataaacgTGTACTCTTAATTAAATCTATaccaatttattaaattataatacacagtttatatatttttctgatgtctattgtttatatttaaaaaaaaattacatatagaaGAGTACTCCTTAATCAAatttataccaatatataatggattataccaatatataatgggatAGAAAAATTTAGTATCcaattttttctctctattttacccctatttttttaagtttgttaaaCACTGAATTCAATATAACAAACTGTTACTACgtcctctattttttttatcaaaaaaataatttatcaaactAATTCACTTTCAACCCCACCACATGTTTTAAAACTGATTTACTTCCAATAAAAAACTGCTACCACTACGTACTCAATTTAAAAACTGACCCACTTTCAATAAAAAACTGATCCACCTTCAGTCGTACTTAACTCCCAACAAAATTAAATTACTCTTTCACTTTCAATTTTGGTCTCGCAAAGGTTTTTCTTCTCTGCATCTTGCTATCACGAAATCAACAATCACGTCAACGTCGACCACTTGGACAGAATCTGCTAGGCGAAGAAGACAGAAAATGACCGAAGAACAAAGATAGCAACACCTGACTAGAAGACGTGCAACTTATTCGGAGATGATTCGACAAGAAAACAAGTTGTCATATTAATTGATACAACTTCAATTCCAACTCCAATGCCAAACACAAGTGGAGGTACCACAAACATAAGAGTAGCCCGATTGACTACAATTAAAACAGGCAAATaaaaatctataacaatatataatgtcgATACGGATTAACctcttttttaattctttattccaataatttattcgtttattaattttatccgttttcaatttttcttatttCTCTTTCCAATTCTAAATGTGCTTCTCTGCATGTAACAATTATTTGGATaagtttttgtgattttctgaACTAGATAGTGACTATGCTAAATGTTGATTTTAGACGCCATGTatgaaaggagaaaaaaaataattaggagtgataaataatttttttattgatcttATCATTTTATTTTGGGTATATTCTTTATGTGAGTACTTTATACCAATAGTTAATCTCATTATTCAATTTTTAGTGCTTCTCGTCTCACCATTAGGTGCACTTTTTCTGTATTATTACTGTTGCCATCATTCTCCTTCCTTCAATATCGTGATTGTATCGCCTCCATCTTTTCCTCGCTTTCATTCACTACAATTGCAAATTTTATACCGTTTTACTATAGTTATTAATTTCACGCATAACTTTCACCTTCATTTTCCTTTCTCTTCAGTTTACTTACCAAACTGTAttaattcttatatatttttaatctatCTTTCACATCTAAAGTTTtctttcatcaatttaatttttaaaaaattatttttttatatgatatttgttttttaattttttttatatgcatataCCTATCAAAATGAACCGAAGAActcttataaattattttgttaatttttttttatttttttaaacgatTTTGTAcaagataaaattattttttaaattttttaaagtattaattatgtagaatatttttttaaattttaagtgcaTCAATATTTACCTTTTAGttaaatctcatttttttaaactGTTTTGTATTTaatgatgttatttttttaattttctaaattattgattatataaagtattgtaattaaaatttgagtatataaatatttatttttaaattaaattaaatcaattatacaacaaaaaatttactaattttttattccACAATATTATTTGTTTGGCATATAGTCCTGATTATttgatgagtttaattttgatggtgATTAGATGTAcgtgtaaaactattttatactaatagaacatcaaaattaaattcttatttgatTGACATAAAAAGACGCAAAAAAAATTGTAACTACCAATGATTTGTTAAAATATTGATATGTTTATTTCCTAAACTATTAACGATGTAGAGTTCTGACATTTAAGTATATGCAAATTTgtttataattcaattaaaataaataatttatatttcaaaaaaattaattaattaaatattatttgtttggTATATAGTATTGATTATTTGATTGGCAtataaaagatggaaaagaaaatGTATGTATCAATAATAAAGTGAAAAAACTCTCAAGGATATTttgctaattattttttaaatttttaatcagtTCTATGtcggttaatatttttttttattaaatattagatTGACATATAACATTAAAGATATGGTAGGATAATAATATCTATGagttagtttttttaaataatctgATAACacaataaatatctaaattttctGTTAAAAACCGTTTCAACCTTTACAATATTATACAGGCTAATTTAGATAgccaaaataaactaaaataaataacaacAAGAAGATATAGAATTTCACTTTTtgttatataatacaaaaataatataataatacaataaactgtaataaaaataaagtaaaataagtaaaaataagaagatatagaattttattttttgttctgtagtacaaagataatataataatctaataaatTGTAATATTCTggtacaaaagaacataaaatttaatcaaaaatactatttgtacaccaaaatcagtcaccaatgtatttgtatataataaatacatgtatagtttaatttattttcaatgtgtatttgtattctaGCATGTATTTTATACGGGTGGCGGACTTTGGTGTACACATAGCATaactcaaatttaatattattcttttcagtagctttttatttttttattttaattttattaaaatactaatataatttacttttaacttttaacttttaacttttaagatAAATGTAAGGATGTGACATTTTATGTATTAGataatgtaaaaaatttattatagaaGAAGTTAAGAatataagagagagaaagaaagaatttTTTAACCTATTAAATATGAGTTATATCAAGTGATGATTAAGAATAAAACAAACATACAACTTATATAATAGTAGTCAAATGTAAGAAGTAATGACAGTCTTTTATTCTAAGGGTCTATATTAAATTGcaacttaattttataattattagttaaaaacttacaataatatactatttttgttatattagttaaaataatgtatttaatattatttttaaggattactgacatcaaattttgataatttgagcaaaaattttgaatgttttatttcgtacatttttttaatagaataataagaCAACTTAAAATTCACATCAAGAAAAAATTACTGTTTTCATACATTTAGATATTCAGAAGACACAAAAACCAATTCTTTAACAACACTTCAACGACTCATAAAAGTTAACATAATAAATGATTATAGATCAAAGTGATAGACAAGATTGAAAGTTGCGATAATAGTACTTTGTGATAATTAATTACGATTGGGTAAAGAGAAGGtgtgaggagaagaagaaaatgagaaaagAGAATAAGGCAATAATAGTGTACGATAGAAAtaatagtaagagaaaataatagTGTGTGATACAATAAGAAGATATAATAAAAGTatacattaataatttaaaaaaaatttaaattaaagataatttaataaattgaatataaaatttaaaaaataaaatattttttatctattaaaattatgaatataaaattaaaaaataaaataacttataaaatttttatatttatttttaaataaattttttatttttaaattattttatcaaatctataattaattgaatttgtccCTACTATATTAAGGaatcaatttaattgaataatcttgaagcgtttatatagttatttttataatcaataaATCTGACAGTTTTTCAAGactcaaaaaattattaataaggaTATATATGATGAATTACGAAGATTGTTTTCAGGTACACAATTTTTATAttctcctattttatttattaattattcttatagtttgatatttaaaaataaaaaaataaacattctcatttcttcattttttttttcattacttaTAAGAAAATGAAGACCTCTTCAGATTCATATTTTGGCCTACCACTTAAAAAATATgaagacaaatataaatatctgtgacatttaaataaaaattaacttttgtaaataattaatatgtattttgatttatatataatttttttgaatcaggataatattattataattattttttgaactatatatatatatatatatacttctttactgtatatttttataatttaacattttaaaatttttttataatagttttaattttaacaaaatattatataaataaagtcatgccaatattaaaataataaaaaatatttatttaataaatttaaaaaataaataatatattagcaaaaaataaatttaatttttttaaaaaataatagaaaagcggctgaacaggcacgaTAGTGCGTGTTGAGCCGCTAGTGTGCTTTTAACGTGTTAACGTGTTTATTTTAAATATACGGTCCATCTTCCCTACTTTCACCTAAACATGTTAACGTATTTAGTTTAAATGAACAGTTCATCTTTTCTATCGTTTAAAATGGACGGTTTatctttcttattatttaaaaatgtaaatcttctttattatttgaaacattctatttttaaaagcttgatccaatttatattattaatattttttattatttttaaaaattttatttaaatatttataaatacatatcttgtttatactgtaaacgaaataacTGTAATCGAGATatacgaaaattaaaaaaaatattcatatcttgtttacactgtaaacaacacatataaatgagatatatgtaaaattatttcgtttacagtataaaaaaatataaaaaaatatttattttgataaatattttttaaattatttattttaataattattataattaatttatttattaaaataaaaaatacgaactcaaatggcataatcttcccatactcaattaaaaagtcacaggttcgagtctcatatatttggtaaaaaaaaaaaattacctatttAGAGTTTTCCACTTTCGCGCCCGAAAGCGAAAACCTAATACCAAGATGTTGAAAAAATGCACCCGCATTGCCACGCTGGCGATCCGAGACAAACACATCTCCTCCAATCGCAGACAGTCTCACCCTCCTATATAAACCAAAAGCCAATCGACCACTCCACACAAAATTTAAATCCCGAATTCGCATCTGTCATCAAAATCCCGCGCCATGGGTTCTTCAGAAGCAGCAGCAACAACCAACAAGGGCGGAAGAGGCAGACCCAAATCCTCAAAGTCCATTTCCAGATCTTCCAAGGCCGGCCTCCAATTCCCCGTCGGCCGCGTCGCTCGATACCTCAAGGTTGGCCGTTATGCCCAACGGGTTGGGTCCGGGTCACCCGTTTACCTCTCCGCCGTACTCGAATATCTCGCCGCCGAGGTTCGTCCTTTACTTCCCTTATTCTAATTTTCTTAACCTTCATATTCGTTACTTTTGGTTCTTATGGTTTTGGTTGGTTTAGGTTCTGGAGCTTGCCGGAAATGCTGCGAGAGACAACAAGAAGACTAGGATTATTCCGAGGCACATTCAGCTTGCGGTGAGGAACGATGAGGAATTGAGCAAGCTCATGGGATCTGTGACCATTGCGAGTGGTGGAGTTCTGCCGAATATTCACCAGAATTTGTTGCCTAAGAAGGTTGCTGGTGGAAAGGGCAAAGCCGAGATTGGATCTGCTAGTCAGGAGTTCTAGGTGCATAACATAGAGGATTGCTTAGATTATTGGGAATTGGGACTGTTTCAATGATGTAAAGGTTCTTTGTGATTTGGATAAAGGAAAGTTATTCTTGGTTTAGAAGGACTATAATGGACTTAGcacaaaaatgttatttatttaaaagttatGAAGAATTAGTTTATTAATATTTTGAAGGGCTACCATACTAGTAGACAAACGAAGTCACGTAGAATTGTAGAAATTCTTGATTATATTCTCCCTCTTGAAAATTGTTTTGAGTTGGCATGAAATGAAAAAACGTCTCCTTTACTCCTTAATCTCAACCCttaaacccaaatccaaagcgTTCTATTTCTATATCTCGTCCTTATCACTTTCGAGTAAACAATCAAAATGGAACCCGTTAACCAACGTTGTCATTACGAACCCAACCCTGGTGGCCATGGAGTCTTGCTCCACCATGCGCCAGCTGAGGCAGATCCAGGCCCGCATGACCCGCACGGGCCTCATGGGCCACACATTCCCAGCCAGCAGAGCCCTAGCTTTCTGTGCCCTCTCCGACGCCGGAGACGTTCGTTATGCCCACGCTCTCTTTGACCGTATTGAACACCCCAACACCTTTATGTGGAACACCATGATCAGGGGCTATTGCAGGGCCAATGCTCCTGCCATGGCGTTCTCCTTCTTCCTCCGAATGCTTCTCCAACTCTCCAAGATGGACTGCAGAACCTTCGTTTTTTCGCTCAAAGCGTGCGAGCTGTTCTCGGGTTCTGTTGAGGGGGAACTGGTGCACTGTTTGATTCGGAAGACGGGTTTTGATTCTGAGTTGCTAGTGCGAAATGGGTTGGTTCATTTTTATGCTGAACGTAGTTGGCTGAAAAGTGCGCGCCAGGTGTTTGATGAAAGTTCTGAGAGGGATGTTGTTACTTGGACCACAATGATTGACGGCTATGTGGGAAATAAGTCTTCAGATTCGGCTTTGGAATTGTTTGGTTTGATGTTGAGTAGTGGTGTTGAGCCCAATGAGGTGACCTTGATTGCGGTGCTCTCGGCGTGTTCCCAGAACGG
This window contains:
- the LOC112758005 gene encoding histone H2AX is translated as MGSSEAAATTNKGGRGRPKSSKSISRSSKAGLQFPVGRVARYLKVGRYAQRVGSGSPVYLSAVLEYLAAEVLELAGNAARDNKKTRIIPRHIQLAVRNDEELSKLMGSVTIASGGVLPNIHQNLLPKKVAGGKGKAEIGSASQEF